From one Triticum urartu cultivar G1812 chromosome 3, Tu2.1, whole genome shotgun sequence genomic stretch:
- the LOC125544290 gene encoding uncharacterized protein LOC125544290, giving the protein MGSNRLPFGFISGGYSCSEQYDWQQLTLRQREQATREQPHSSANLRTERTSPSFDRVCDYAKGADGHIHDMVTLGKVCQFNGGSSTQNGPYQADQYLPSYFPVDHFSEIDEARHRAYMDSFYTDNNPDHTSASRLLHRDEQRKAYTKKPFKKLHTIKNSKKLRTIHPRQPELPLREDFHDRLGIRNCRNAYHGKRLKTKPARWSSQKNNSSVPCVGKHGRSSRQTRSGEQPFEQEAENSRHKRYGGPLAGEKAKKRMIYEGHRKGICSRREQDEHLHHEVHHSGSDTMRNDNWEKNAETNDEVDHNGAEGNCHLMKNIRTAAATCCGSTKSNENSHVLCPKYSSKTIASSNEPKGSSNMKLVSDKQPSVVGCTKRPRNTRTGDVSTRNLQNLSVTHMEKGMHTKQADNTSHSELLRECLDIWRRRRLRKESSAEAKKLDQTGTAGHEWSASSCSSESDDENVNASESASGNSESAAENDTELENSQKCRGATSLDGVQNRGEGRAMINTEQPLRCLSGTNYNKSSAKQGLKCNLEVLQEPHPGEIMQQKEENKLPCCLPSTVHPNGMIQTSQNSCSDTSKKQTRRNNWADISKVDQAATYPDSSVYRNVSQHETDNHLDDGRKYKLGIGCEIKRKAAQGNGPKWFEQMPSLITGPTLLDQKSLAVCPPDDGNVKVCGSECSNQCSKTTLELEKGKKSVNCSSGTDCRVIKICSSGGDCRDIRQDTMNCRRKRQVSLSLADSENDKGTKEDYQPPGVLEVTSNRQISCLSDVGIKIPDVARPADCTPRFTIPDLNCLPGMIADEEEFEASQEVINQVTGHGSEPHDACPSLSAFSGPAVQEEQFKQPEKNEFVGGICAKTVANGSRISDSHSAKGVVNQATGQDTSQSFSAFSGPAVQEEQFKQPEKNEFVGGICARTVANGSRISDSHSAKGAVNQATGQDTSQSFSAFSGTAVQEKQFKQPENEFVGGSCTRTVANGSRISDSHSAKEAINQATGEDTSQCFSAFSGTAVQGKQFKQSEKNEFSGGIYESEIANGSRICDSHSGPPKLSTDEESITAFKCALGEFIKNILRPLWEEGLLSREVHKIIARKAVDKVALTLGPKVPRTEAAIFRFFAEESQSVEQLVQGYLDIYLGKQVLKRTMPGSI; this is encoded by the exons ATGGGTTCAAATAGGCTACCCTTTGGATTCATTTCGGGAGGATATAGCTGCAGTGAGCAATATGATTGGCAGCAGTTAACCCTTCGTCAAAGAGAACAAGCAACAAGGGAGCAACCCCATAGCAGTGCAAACTTGAG GACTGAGAGGACTAGTCCATCCTTTGATCGTGTTTGTGATTATGCAAAAGGGGCCGATGGACATATTCATGATATGGTAACCCTTGGCAAGGTTTGTCAGTTTAATGGGGGAAGTAGCACTCAGAATGGACCTTATCAAGCGGACCAATATCTGCCATCTTACTTTCCAGTTGACCATTTTTCTGAGATAGATGAAGCACGGCATCGGGCTTACATGGACAGTTTCTACACTGACAATAATCCTGATCACACCTCAGCTAGTCGGTTGCTTCATAGGGATGAACAAAGGAAAGCTTACACCAAGAAGCCATTTAAGAAATTGCACActataaaaaattcaaaaaaactgcgCACTATCCATCCTAGGCAACCTGAGCTTCCACTCCGTGAGGATTTTCATGATAGGTTGGGCATTAGAAATTGCAGGAATGCTTATCATGGCAAGAGGTTAAAAACAAAACCGGCAAGATGGAGTTCTCAGAAAAACAATTCCAGTGTGCCTTGTGTTGGTAAACATGGGAGAAGCAGTCGGCAGACAAGATCTGGAGAACAACCGTTTGAACAGGAAGCTGAGAACAGTAGACACAAAAGGTATGGAGGTCCGCTGGCCGGAGAGAAAGCTAAGAAGCGTATGATTTATGAGGGGCACCGTAAAGGAATATGTTCACGTCGTGAGCAAGATGAGCATCTGCATCATGAGGTACATCATAGTGGTTCTGATACGATGAGAAATGACAATTGGGAGAAAAATGCTGAAACAAACGATGAAGTAGATCATAATGGAGCAGAAGGGAACTGCCATCTAATGAAGAATATTCGGACCGCTGCTGCTACATGCTGTGGCTCAACAAAGTCTAATGAAAACTCACATGTGTTATGTCCCAAGTACAGCAGCAAAACCATTGCTTCATCAAATGAGCCAAAAGGGAGTAGCAACATGAAATTAGTATCTGACAAGCAGCCAAGTGTTGTTGGTTGTACCAAAAGACCTCGAAACACAAGAACTGGAGACGTTTCGACACGTAACCTGCAGAATCTCTCAGTCACTCATATGGAGAAGGGCATGCATACAAAGCAAGCTGATAATACTTCTCATTCTGAATTACTTCGCGAATGTCTAGatatttggagaagaagaagattaaggaaggaaagcagtgctgaagctaAAAAACTAGATCAAACAGGTACTGCGGGGCATGAATGGTCTGCTTCTTCTTGTAGCTCagaaagtgatgatgaaaatgTCAATGCATCTGAGAGTGCTTCTGGGAACTCAGAAAGTGCGGCTGAAAATGATACTGAATTGGAGAATTCCCAAAAATGTAGAGGTGCAACGTCGCTTGATGGAGTACAAAACCGTGGTGAGGGAAGAGCAATGATAAATACAGAGCAGCCCTTGAGATGCCTCAGTGGTACAAACTACAACAAAAGCTCAGCCAAGCAAGGGCTGAAGTGCAATCTGGAGGTTTTGCAAGAACCACATCCAGGTGAAATCATGCAGCAAAAGGAAGAGAATAAACTTCCATGCTGTCTACCATCAACTGTTCATCCAAATGGCATGATACAAACTAGTCAGAACAGTTGTTCTGATACTAGCAAGAAACAAACTAGACGGAACAACTGGGCAGATATTAGTAAGGTAGATCAAGCAGCTACTTATCCTGATAGTAGTGTGTATCGGAATGTTTCTCAGCACGAGACTGACAATCATTTGGATGATGGGAGAAAATATAAACTGGGCATCGGCTGTGAAATTAAAAGGAAAGCAGCACAAGGCAATGGTCCCAAATGGTTTGAACAAATGCCCAGTTTGATAACAGGTCCAACACTGCTGGATCAAAAAAGTCTTGCAGTTTGCCCTCCTGATGATGGTAATGTGAAGGTGTGTGGGTCAGAGTGTTCCAATCAGTGCAGTAAAACTACTTTAGAATTGGAGAAAGGGAAGAAGTCTGTCAATTGCTCCAGTGGAACTGACTGCAGAGTCATAAAAATTTGTTCCAGTGGTGGTGATTGCAGAGACATCCGACAAGATACCATGAATTGCAGAAGAAAGAGGCAAGTGTCTTTATCTCTGGCAGACTCTGAAAATGATAAAGGAACAAAGGAAGATTATCAGCCACCTGGAGTTCTTGAAGTGACATCAAATCGACAGATTTCCTgcctatctgatgttggcataaAAATACCTGACGTTGCTAGACCAGCTGATTGCACCCCACGTTTTACAATACCAGACTTAAATTGTTTGCCTGGTATGATCGCAGATGAAGAAGAATTCGAGGCATCTCAAGAAGTGATTAATCAAGTAACTGGGCACGGTTCGGAACCACATGATGCTTGTCCGAGCCTTTCTGCCTTTAGTGGGCCTGCTGTGCAGGAAGAACAGTTTAAGCAACCAGAGAAGAATGAATTTGTCGGAGGAATTTGCGCAAAAACGGTTGCAAATGGTTCACGGATCTCTGATTCACATAGTGCAAAGGGCGTGGTTAATCAGGCAACTGGGCAGGATACTAGTCAGAGCTTTTCCGCCTTTAGTGGGCCTGCTGTGCAGGAAGAACAGTTTAAGCAACCAGAGAAGAATGAATTTGTCGGAGGAATTTGTGCAAGAACGGTTGCAAATGGTTCACGGATCTCTGATTCACATAGTGCAAAGGGAGCGGTTAATCAGGCAACTGGGCAGGATACTAGTCAGAGCTTTTCAGCCTTTAGTGGGACTGCTGTGCAGGAAAAACAGTTTAAGCAACCAGAGAATGAATTTGTCGGAGGAAGTTGCACAAGAACGGTTGCAAATGGGTCACGGATCTCTGATTCACATAGTGCAAAGGAAGCGATTAATCAGGCAACTGGGGAGGATACAAGTCAGTGCTTTTCAGCCTTTAGTGGGACTGCTGTGCAGGGAAAACAGTTTAAACAATCTGAAAAGAATGAATTTAGTGGAGGAATTTACGAAAGTGAGATTGCAAATGGTTCGCGGATCTGTGATTCACATAGTGGCCCACCAAAACTAAGTACTGATGAAGAAAGTATCACAGCATTCAAATGTGCCCTCGGCGAATTCATAAAAAATATCTTAAGGCCTCTGTGGGAAGAAGGCCTCTTATCTCGTGAGGTCCACAAAATTATAGCGAGGAAAGCCGTGGATAAAGTGGCCTTGACATTGGGCCCAAAGGTGCCTCGTACAGAAGCAGCCATCTTTAGGTTTTTTGCAGAGGAATCTCAGAGTGTAGAACAACTCGTTCAG GGTTACTTGGATATATACCTGGGAAAGCAAGTTCTTAAGAGAACTATGCCTGGTAGTATCTGA